From a single Streptomyces sp. NBC_00377 genomic region:
- a CDS encoding bifunctional glycosyltransferase 87/phosphatase PAP2 family protein yields MANAEHSGPPANAFGPTPADTARARLRVARLGLWLVAAVLAVRQAAVVLGTPRGERLTDLETWVGPNGVLHVNGSLYDSTRFAGTPFTGLVLKPLTRAAEQALGWGWTFGTLLLVAALGLVMARALPQPIGRRTALLAAPVAISLLMLSLPVRNTFWLGQTSIVPVLMVLLGCFVVRDWRAAGALIGLAAALQPTVLLFAALLWFTGRRRAAAATGAAFTAGTALAWAAMPHDSYTYWVHHMAGVGLGGEADALANQSLHGALLRLGLSGPLEIGLFLSLGAAVAVLGVRRAVRYARDGQLLLAVAVTGCAAVVVSPTTWQHQLLWVLPTVVGRVGRRASNRYVWPVAVILVMTLPAQMMLPHMAVLYPLRDNAVLLSAVAAATALPFLPRTSPYYRAPVPAEYAQPVPTRWKHVPLLPFLKRVLTRPNLLLELLLMRVTYAAYQQVRLAATGGTNSGGRARAEEHGQQILDIERFLHIDIEHWANHAVVKVEWLRNFFDFYYESFHFVVPLSVLGILYWRRPVDYRWARSSLGFATLLALVGFWLYPLAPPRLMPDLGVMDTVHGVQDFSKPDYGTLTSLTNQYAAMPSLHFGWALWCGLVIAIVAPRWWMKALGLLHPLLTVSSIVATGNHWVLDAAGGAAVVGGGFGLSYLFMGPRARFATATAVKAADPASPKPGTPARKEPTRSCR; encoded by the coding sequence GTGGCGAATGCGGAGCACAGCGGGCCCCCGGCGAATGCCTTCGGGCCGACGCCGGCCGACACGGCGCGGGCGCGCCTGCGCGTGGCCCGCCTCGGCCTCTGGCTGGTGGCGGCGGTCCTCGCCGTACGCCAGGCGGCCGTCGTCCTGGGCACCCCGCGCGGAGAACGGCTGACGGACCTGGAGACCTGGGTCGGACCGAACGGCGTACTGCACGTCAACGGCTCGCTCTACGACTCGACGCGCTTCGCGGGCACGCCCTTCACCGGGCTCGTCCTCAAGCCCCTCACCCGCGCGGCCGAACAGGCCCTCGGCTGGGGCTGGACCTTCGGCACCCTGCTGCTGGTCGCCGCCCTGGGCCTGGTCATGGCCCGCGCCCTGCCCCAGCCGATCGGCAGACGCACGGCCCTGCTCGCCGCCCCCGTCGCGATCAGCCTGCTGATGCTGTCCCTCCCGGTGCGCAACACCTTCTGGCTCGGCCAGACCAGCATCGTCCCGGTGCTGATGGTCCTGCTCGGCTGCTTCGTCGTACGGGACTGGCGGGCCGCCGGTGCCCTGATCGGCCTGGCGGCCGCCCTCCAGCCCACGGTCCTGCTCTTCGCCGCGCTGCTGTGGTTCACCGGGCGGCGCCGCGCCGCGGCCGCCACCGGAGCCGCCTTCACCGCGGGCACCGCGCTGGCCTGGGCGGCGATGCCGCACGACTCGTACACCTACTGGGTGCACCACATGGCGGGTGTCGGACTCGGCGGTGAGGCCGACGCGCTCGCCAACCAGTCACTGCACGGCGCCCTGCTCCGCCTCGGTCTCTCCGGGCCGCTCGAGATCGGCCTGTTCCTGTCGCTGGGCGCGGCTGTGGCCGTCCTGGGCGTCCGCCGCGCGGTTCGCTACGCCCGCGACGGCCAGTTGCTGCTGGCGGTCGCCGTCACCGGCTGTGCGGCCGTCGTCGTCTCGCCCACGACCTGGCAGCACCAGTTGCTGTGGGTCCTGCCGACGGTGGTGGGACGGGTCGGCAGGCGGGCGTCCAACCGCTATGTGTGGCCGGTGGCGGTGATCCTCGTGATGACCCTCCCGGCGCAGATGATGCTGCCGCACATGGCGGTCCTGTACCCCCTGCGCGACAACGCGGTGCTGCTGTCGGCCGTCGCCGCGGCCACGGCCCTCCCCTTCCTGCCGCGCACCTCCCCGTACTACCGCGCGCCCGTCCCGGCGGAGTACGCGCAGCCGGTGCCCACCCGCTGGAAGCACGTACCGCTGCTCCCGTTCCTCAAGCGGGTCCTGACCCGCCCGAACCTCCTCCTCGAGCTGCTGCTGATGCGTGTGACGTACGCGGCGTACCAGCAGGTCAGGCTGGCGGCGACCGGCGGCACGAACTCCGGCGGGCGGGCGCGGGCCGAGGAGCACGGCCAGCAGATCCTCGACATCGAGCGGTTCCTGCACATCGACATCGAGCACTGGGCGAACCACGCGGTCGTCAAGGTCGAGTGGCTGCGGAACTTCTTCGACTTCTATTACGAATCCTTCCACTTCGTGGTCCCGCTGTCGGTGCTGGGCATCCTCTACTGGCGCCGCCCGGTCGACTACCGCTGGGCCCGCTCCTCGCTGGGCTTCGCGACGCTGCTGGCCCTGGTCGGCTTCTGGCTCTATCCGCTGGCCCCGCCCCGTCTGATGCCGGATCTGGGCGTCATGGACACGGTCCACGGTGTGCAGGACTTCTCCAAGCCGGACTACGGCACGCTCACCTCGCTCACCAACCAGTACGCGGCGATGCCGTCCCTGCACTTCGGATGGGCGCTGTGGTGCGGTCTGGTCATCGCGATCGTCGCCCCGAGATGGTGGATGAAGGCACTCGGCCTGCTGCACCCGCTCCTCACGGTGTCGTCGATCGTGGCGACCGGCAACCACTGGGTGCTGGACGCGGCAGGCGGCGCGGCGGTGGTGGGCGGCGGCTTCGGCCTGTCGTACCTGTTCATGGGACCGCGAGCGCGGTTCGCCACGGCGACGGCCGTGAAGGCGGCCGATCCGGCGTCACCGAAGCCGGGGACGCCGGCCCGGAAGGAGCCGACCCGGAGCTGTCGATGA
- a CDS encoding LamG domain-containing protein, translating to MLALPAQEAVASSPEADPTALTEGQQALAEAEDSGRRVEVVGERTDRTTVYANPDGFTFTLEQSVVPVRVAKPDGGWQAPDATLEKRSDGSVGPKAAAVSIAFSAGGDKAPLARIEEQGNSLELRWPGKLAAPKLDGPSAVYADVLPGVDLQVTATPESFQPVFVVKTPDAAANEELKKLTFGLKAQGLDVREGAAGNLAAVDGSGRTVFKAPPARMWDSAGGKPQTSEATPGAAGAQTQLMRAQALTEEPVAPVVTSDPAEVAPSGSGLEPGQGDKVTKMDVAVTKDTLSVVPDTAMLTKSQASAFPLFIDPTVTWGESERTLLRSDGYESYGWGNGDDDQGKGAGKCGTWSGYYCGPGYVQKLYFEFSPASLKGKKVLDATFRVTEPWAFQCDPRWVDLVRTNNISSATTWSSRPAELDLMVDRNVSAGRGSLCDPDAPDAPIEFNDSADETNENLTSTVSNFAAGQFSRLTLEIKAHDESDPSAWKRFKNDAVLAVKFVAVPALPTEVGLVTGTGYVCSTNAADPAIVSDPTPLVQGKPLTAPGGSVGASLRIRWRVEKSSGTAWVLATPDVDGPTSGYVANQVKQSRSLATLQEGVLYRLKALTMSYYDDGSNRQNTGYTTPCYFKVDPTAPKAPQIAVGTPYTVCTANDCTAHGGPAVKGTFTFKPATDDTNIVGYQYRLSARAEWTTGPTVPTGSVVVTPTKEGLNRLYVRAKDNVGRYGAESLVDFVVADAEKPVGQWNFTETDGVAVDAATWDGADNATLAGGAVRDHRGRRGLITHDAAGAALETPVTDKGLVLDGSTGYAATSATVLDTSASYTVSAWVRVDPAASRTLTVLSQAPDSAAPFTKKYIPFGLSYAADGANTWSLSVMGTDGTVRKSSAPKPSPRGVWTHVVGVHDAQAQKISLYLNGVLQSTADSGTAYKGSGPLQIGRGIWADTYTDYFNGSVDEPRTWQRALSAEEVAEEARTLTSKAYAGVELVADWSADRGSGTTIADTTSGYGRSLTLGAGASLDGESILLDGVDDAATASGPVVDDTGSFTVTALATLDSAKLLSKDVGYTGQAVGQKAADGSAWGFWFELTDKVTVLDPETAEEKTVPVGFWHFGRLDAQGAFSAVTSEKEALLDSMVRMTGVFNAQDGTISLYLGAVQNGDDKAFTAKAGSGEFAVGKGFTGSAWQHYLPGRIAEVRLWAGAMTGSDQVEETVGD from the coding sequence ATGTTGGCGCTGCCCGCCCAGGAGGCTGTGGCCTCCTCGCCGGAGGCGGATCCAACAGCTCTGACCGAAGGGCAGCAGGCCTTGGCCGAGGCCGAGGATTCCGGCCGGCGCGTCGAGGTGGTGGGGGAGCGGACGGACCGGACCACGGTCTACGCCAACCCCGACGGTTTCACCTTCACGCTGGAGCAGTCTGTCGTCCCCGTACGGGTGGCCAAACCGGACGGTGGCTGGCAGGCGCCGGACGCCACTCTCGAGAAGCGTTCCGATGGCTCGGTCGGACCCAAGGCCGCCGCTGTTTCCATCGCCTTCTCGGCGGGAGGCGACAAGGCGCCGCTGGCCCGCATCGAGGAGCAGGGCAACTCGCTGGAACTCCGGTGGCCGGGCAAGCTGGCCGCACCGAAACTGGACGGTCCCAGCGCCGTGTACGCCGACGTCCTTCCGGGTGTCGACCTTCAGGTGACCGCGACCCCCGAGAGTTTCCAGCCCGTGTTCGTGGTGAAGACACCGGACGCCGCAGCGAACGAGGAACTGAAGAAGCTCACCTTCGGGCTCAAGGCCCAGGGACTGGACGTCCGCGAGGGGGCGGCAGGCAACCTCGCAGCCGTCGACGGCAGCGGTCGTACGGTCTTCAAGGCGCCGCCGGCGCGGATGTGGGACTCGGCGGGCGGGAAGCCGCAGACCTCCGAGGCCACGCCGGGAGCTGCCGGGGCGCAGACACAGCTGATGCGGGCGCAGGCGCTTACCGAGGAGCCGGTCGCACCGGTCGTGACCTCGGACCCCGCCGAAGTGGCGCCGTCCGGCTCCGGTCTGGAACCCGGCCAGGGCGACAAGGTCACCAAGATGGACGTCGCCGTCACCAAGGACACCCTGTCGGTCGTGCCGGACACGGCGATGCTCACCAAGTCCCAGGCCTCCGCCTTCCCGCTGTTCATCGACCCGACCGTGACCTGGGGCGAGTCCGAGCGGACCTTGCTGCGCAGCGACGGCTACGAGTCGTACGGCTGGGGCAACGGCGACGACGACCAGGGCAAGGGCGCGGGCAAGTGCGGTACCTGGAGCGGCTATTACTGCGGCCCGGGTTACGTGCAGAAGCTGTACTTCGAGTTCTCCCCGGCGAGCCTGAAGGGCAAGAAGGTCCTCGACGCCACCTTCCGGGTGACCGAGCCGTGGGCGTTCCAGTGCGACCCGCGCTGGGTGGACCTCGTCCGTACGAACAACATCTCCTCCGCCACCACCTGGTCCTCACGGCCGGCTGAGCTGGACCTGATGGTCGACCGGAACGTCTCGGCCGGCCGTGGTTCGCTGTGCGACCCGGACGCCCCGGACGCCCCGATCGAGTTCAACGACAGCGCGGACGAAACGAACGAGAACCTCACCTCCACGGTGTCGAACTTCGCGGCGGGTCAGTTCTCCCGGCTGACGCTGGAGATCAAGGCGCACGACGAGTCCGACCCGTCGGCGTGGAAGCGGTTCAAGAACGACGCCGTGCTCGCGGTGAAGTTCGTGGCGGTGCCCGCCCTTCCGACGGAGGTCGGTCTGGTCACCGGTACCGGCTACGTCTGCTCCACCAACGCGGCCGACCCTGCCATCGTGTCCGACCCGACCCCGCTCGTCCAGGGAAAGCCGCTTACCGCGCCCGGCGGTTCGGTGGGAGCGAGTCTGCGCATCCGGTGGCGGGTCGAGAAGTCCAGCGGCACGGCATGGGTCCTGGCCACTCCTGACGTCGACGGCCCGACCTCGGGTTACGTCGCGAACCAGGTCAAGCAGTCCCGCAGCCTGGCGACCCTCCAGGAGGGCGTGCTGTACCGGCTGAAGGCGTTGACCATGTCCTACTACGACGACGGCAGCAACCGGCAGAACACCGGTTATACGACGCCGTGTTACTTCAAGGTGGATCCGACGGCTCCCAAGGCGCCGCAGATCGCCGTGGGCACGCCGTACACGGTGTGCACCGCCAATGACTGCACGGCCCATGGCGGGCCCGCGGTCAAGGGCACGTTCACGTTCAAGCCGGCCACGGATGACACGAACATCGTGGGCTACCAGTACCGGCTGTCTGCCAGAGCCGAGTGGACGACCGGGCCGACCGTCCCGACCGGGTCCGTCGTCGTCACGCCCACCAAGGAAGGGCTGAACCGGCTGTACGTGAGAGCCAAGGACAACGTCGGTCGCTACGGTGCGGAGTCCCTCGTCGACTTCGTGGTCGCCGACGCCGAGAAGCCGGTCGGACAGTGGAACTTCACCGAGACGGACGGCGTGGCGGTGGATGCCGCGACGTGGGACGGCGCGGACAACGCGACGCTGGCCGGTGGAGCGGTACGTGACCACCGTGGCCGTCGTGGACTGATCACGCACGACGCAGCCGGCGCGGCGTTGGAGACACCGGTGACAGACAAGGGCCTGGTTCTCGACGGCAGCACGGGGTACGCGGCGACATCCGCGACAGTGCTGGACACCTCCGCCTCCTACACCGTCTCGGCCTGGGTGCGCGTCGACCCCGCTGCTTCACGCACACTCACGGTGCTCAGCCAGGCGCCGGACAGCGCCGCCCCCTTCACGAAGAAGTACATCCCCTTCGGGCTGTCGTACGCCGCAGACGGCGCCAATACGTGGAGCCTCAGCGTGATGGGCACCGACGGCACTGTGCGCAAGTCGAGTGCCCCGAAGCCCTCGCCGCGCGGCGTGTGGACGCACGTGGTCGGAGTGCACGACGCGCAGGCTCAGAAGATCAGTCTCTACCTCAATGGGGTGCTGCAGAGCACCGCCGACTCCGGTACGGCGTACAAGGGGTCGGGACCGCTGCAGATCGGCCGGGGCATCTGGGCCGACACCTACACCGACTACTTCAACGGCAGCGTCGACGAGCCCAGGACGTGGCAGCGGGCCCTCTCGGCAGAGGAGGTTGCGGAGGAAGCCAGAACGCTGACCTCGAAGGCGTACGCCGGAGTGGAACTGGTCGCCGACTGGTCGGCGGATCGAGGTTCCGGCACCACGATTGCCGATACCACCTCCGGTTACGGCAGGTCACTGACTCTGGGTGCTGGTGCGTCGCTGGACGGTGAGTCGATTCTGCTGGACGGCGTGGACGACGCGGCCACCGCCTCCGGGCCGGTCGTGGACGACACGGGCTCGTTCACCGTCACCGCGCTGGCAACGCTGGACAGCGCCAAGCTGCTGAGCAAGGACGTGGGCTATACCGGCCAGGCGGTCGGCCAGAAGGCTGCTGACGGATCCGCTTGGGGCTTCTGGTTCGAGCTCACCGACAAGGTGACCGTGTTGGACCCGGAGACCGCGGAGGAGAAGACGGTCCCCGTGGGTTTCTGGCACTTCGGCCGGCTCGACGCGCAGGGCGCCTTCAGCGCCGTGACCTCCGAGAAAGAGGCGCTGCTGGACTCCATGGTCCGCATGACCGGTGTCTTCAATGCACAGGACGGCACGATCAGCCTCTACCTGGGAGCCGTCCAGAACGGCGACGACAAGGCGTTCACCGCCAAGGCCGGCTCGGGTGAGTTCGCGGTGGGCAAGGGCTTCACCGGCAGTGCATGGCAGCACTACCTGCCCGGACGGATTGCGGAGGTCCGTCTGTGGGCGGGTGCGATGACCGGCTCCGATCAGGTCGAAGAGACCGTGGGCGACTGA